The genome window AAATTTCGAAAGGAAAAAATGAAAGCATTAGCACTTTTTAGTGGCGGGCTTGATTCTATGCTTGCTATAAAACTCATAAGCTCTCAAGGCATAGAAGTAAAAGCTTTAAATATAAACATAGGCTTTGGTGGCACATGTGATAAAAGCGAACTCATGGCAAAACGCGCTGCTATGGCAGGAGCTAGTTTTGAGATGATAGATGTAAGAAATGCGTATTTGCAAGAAGTTTTATTTAATCCTCAATATGGATACGGAAAGCATTTTAACCCTTGTATAGATTGTCATGCTTTTATGTTTAAAACCGCTCTTTCTATGTTAAAAGATGAAAATGCAAGCTTTATCATCACAGGGGAAGTAGTTGGTCAACGCCCAATGAGCCAAAGAAATGATGCTATGGCCAAGGTTAAAAAACTAGCCTTTGATGAAGAGGATCTGATCTTGCGTCCAATGTGTGCTAAAAATTTACCTTTAACCAAACCTGAGCGCGAGGGTTGGGTTGATAGAGAAAAGTTAGAAAACATAAGTGGAAGAAGTAGAAAAAGACAACTTGAACTAGCTGCCAAATTTGGATTTGAAGATTTTGAAAGTCCAGGTGGCGGGTGTTTACTCACACTTGAAAGCTTTTCAAATAAAATCAAAGATTTTATTAAATTTGATAAAAATATAGAAGTTAACGATGCACAACTTTTAAAATATGGACGCCACTTAAGACTTCCAAATGGCTCTAAAATGATAGTAGGTAGAAATGAACTAGAAAATCAATTTTTAAAAGAATTAAAAACTCAAAAATATGAAGAATTAAAGCTTTTTGATTTAATAGGTGCCTATTCTTTGGTGGATGAAAATATCAATCCACAAGATCTTGAACTTGCTCTAAGCATAGCACTAACTTATGCTAAAACTCAAAATAATACAAAATACAAAATAGGTTTTAAAGATAAAATTTTCCAAAGTATAGCTTTTGAAAATAAAAACAAAATTCAAGAATATTTTATAAATTAAACTACCCTTTAAAGGGTAGTATTTTTAAAATTTCTTTTTTCTAACATCGGCTACTATCTCAGCAGACATCAAATCAACTTCATTTGCAACAGAATTAGTCGCGTGTGCAATTTGTGAATTTTCTTTAGTTAAACCATCTATTACTGAAACAGATTGATTAATTTGTGAAATTCCTAAAGCTTGTTCTTTAATACTCTCACCCATTTCATTAATAGATTGAACCAAGATATTAGTATTTGCTTCAATCTCACCTAAAGACTTTTGAGTTCTTTCTGCTAGATTTCTAACTTCATCAGCAACAACAGCAAAACCTCTACCATGTTCACCTGCACGCGCAGCTTCAATAGCAGCATTTAATGCAAGTAGATTAATTTGATCAGCAATATCTCTAATTACATCGGTTACATCTTTAATATCACTGCTTTGTTTAATAACTTCTTCTGTTCTTGCTGCTACTGCATTCATAGATGCACTCATTTCTTCAACAGCAGCTGCGCTTTCTTGTAAAGAATCAGCTTGCTTTTGAGCTCCATCGTTAAGCTGATTAACACTTTCTTTTA of Campylobacter lari contains these proteins:
- a CDS encoding MnmA/TRMU family protein, whose protein sequence is MKALALFSGGLDSMLAIKLISSQGIEVKALNINIGFGGTCDKSELMAKRAAMAGASFEMIDVRNAYLQEVLFNPQYGYGKHFNPCIDCHAFMFKTALSMLKDENASFIITGEVVGQRPMSQRNDAMAKVKKLAFDEEDLILRPMCAKNLPLTKPEREGWVDREKLENISGRSRKRQLELAAKFGFEDFESPGGGCLLTLESFSNKIKDFIKFDKNIEVNDAQLLKYGRHLRLPNGSKMIVGRNELENQFLKELKTQKYEELKLFDLIGAYSLVDENINPQDLELALSIALTYAKTQNNTKYKIGFKDKIFQSIAFENKNKIQEYFIN